The DNA region TCGGACGCCAGGGGAGCGAAATAAGCCACCAGTTCGGCCAGAACGGAGGGCAGCCCGGAAGACGACATGCCGTCAGACTAGCCGCAGCGCCGGCCCCTCCGGGCCGCGAGGCTGTCGCGAACGGCGGCCATAACCGCCCGGCACACAGGCCCGCAAAAAAGACGCCGTCTCCGGGGCGGAAACGGCGTGCAGGGTGGTGACCCCAACGGGACTTGAACCCGTGTCTGCGCCTTGAGAGGGCGCTGTCCTGACCGCTAGACGATGGGGCCGTCCGGGGGGGTGCGCCGCCCGGGTGGGCGGGTGTCAGGCGCGAAGAGAGAGTGTAGCGGGGAAGTCCCCGGGAAGTCAAGCGCCGCCGCCCCCATCTCATTCCAGGTCGTCGTAGTGGTGCAGCAGCGCCGCTCCCGGGTCGCCGCCCGCGTGGTGGTGGCGGGCCACCAGGCGGGTCACCTGGGGCCGGGCGCCCGCGCGGGCCAGCAGCTGCGCTCCCAGTTCGGGGTGATAGGCCCGCACCGACAGCGCTCCGAACGGCAGCAGCCGGGCCACCCGGTTGGGCACCGCCCCCACCAGCACCCGCTCGGCCACCCGGTAGGGGCGGATACTTTTGCCGCAGTCGTGCAGCAGGGCGGCCGCCACCAGCTCCGGGGCGGCGCCGGGGTGATCGCGCAGCAGGTGGCGCGCCACCCGGCAGGCGTGTTCGCGGTCACGGGGGTCCATGCCCAGGTACACCCGCACTTCGGCAGGAGTCAGCCACGGCCCTGCCCAGGCGTCTTGCGGGTAGGCCAGCCGGGGGCTGAGGCTGCGGGCCAGCCGCCGCACCTTGCCCAGGTAACCGCGCGCCTTGCGCTCCAGCCGGGCGGCCAGGGTCAGGGCCGGCAGACGGGGCGGCGGAACCACTGGGGGCAGGCGGGCCGTGGGGCCCTCCACCCCGCCCCGCTCCGGGGAAGAAGGCCCGGCGCGGCCCCGGACCGTCTCGCGGGCGCTCAATCGGCGGCGGCGTCGCCGGCGTCGCCGGATTCGACCTCCAGGGCCGCCAGCGCCCGCTCGGCGCTCATCGCGGCGCGGGTGCCCGCTCCCACGCTGGTCGCCAGCTGGCGGTAGACGTAGTCGGACACGTCGCCCGCCGCGAACAGCATCGGCACACTGGTGTAGATCTCGTCGGTGACCTCGACGTACCCGTCGTCGCGCAGCCCCACGGTGCCCTGCACGAAGCTGGTGTTGGGCACGTGGCCGATAAAGATGAACACGCCGTCGGTGGGCATCGCCGTGACCTCGCCGGTCTTGAGGTGCTTGAGGCGCACGCCCGTCACGTGGCCCTCGCCCTCGATCTCCTCGACCGCCGTGTCCCAGATGAACTTCATCTTGGGGTTGGCAAAGGCGCGGGCCTGGGCCACCTTGTTGGCGCGCAGGGTATCGCGGCGGTGGATCAGGGTGACCTCCTCCGCGAACTTGGTCAGGAACAGGCCTTCCTCGACCGCCGCGTCGCCGCCCCCGACCACCACGACCTTCTTGCCCCGGTAAAAGAAGCCGTCGCAGGTGGCGCAGGTCGAGACGCCCTTGCCCCAGAAATGTTCCTCACCGGGCACGTCGAGACGCTTGGGATTGGCCCCGGTCGCCAGGATCACGCTCTTGGCGCGGTAGGTGCCGCCGTAGCCGCGCACCGTGAACGGGTACTCGGGCGCGCCCTCTTCACGCCCGATGGCCTCCACTTCCTCCATCTCGATGCGGGCGCCGAACTTCTCGGCCTGCTGCACCATGCGCTGCGCGAGTTCCATGCCGGGAATCGGTTCGGGAAACCCCGGGTAGTTCTCGACCTCCTCGGTCTGCGCGAT from Deinococcus budaensis includes:
- a CDS encoding HDIG domain-containing metalloprotein, whose translation is MVPPPRLPALTLAARLERKARGYLGKVRRLARSLSPRLAYPQDAWAGPWLTPAEVRVYLGMDPRDREHACRVARHLLRDHPGAAPELVAAALLHDCGKSIRPYRVAERVLVGAVPNRVARLLPFGALSVRAYHPELGAQLLARAGARPQVTRLVARHHHAGGDPGAALLHHYDDLE
- the trxB gene encoding thioredoxin-disulfide reductase, whose translation is MTSVPHTPQDYDVVIVGGGPAGLTAAIYTGRASLRTLVLEKGLPGGQIAQTEEVENYPGFPEPIPGMELAQRMVQQAEKFGARIEMEEVEAIGREEGAPEYPFTVRGYGGTYRAKSVILATGANPKRLDVPGEEHFWGKGVSTCATCDGFFYRGKKVVVVGGGDAAVEEGLFLTKFAEEVTLIHRRDTLRANKVAQARAFANPKMKFIWDTAVEEIEGEGHVTGVRLKHLKTGEVTAMPTDGVFIFIGHVPNTSFVQGTVGLRDDGYVEVTDEIYTSVPMLFAAGDVSDYVYRQLATSVGAGTRAAMSAERALAALEVESGDAGDAAAD